In Malus sylvestris chromosome 15, drMalSylv7.2, whole genome shotgun sequence, a single genomic region encodes these proteins:
- the LOC126605402 gene encoding pyridoxine/pyridoxamine 5'-phosphate oxidase 1, chloroplastic-like isoform X2 gives MWSLARKTRIMTRVLFLTQFGLVSQSLSSTSISNASTSFYNPLSTVSAFLQPVLSPAIHAFCSNPSSAAGVGSVGAVPSMQNPEDISYLTQREAAEIDEILMGPLGFSVDQLMELAGLSVATSIAEVYKPSEYNRVLVICGPGNNGGDGLVAARHLYHFGYKLSVCYPKRTAKPLYAGLVTQLESLSVPFISVEDLPLDLSKDFDIIVDAMFGFSFHDIPSGWHVEGDGGVEGIKPDMLVSLTAPKLCAKKFFGPHHFLGGRFVPPSIADKYKLRLPPYPGTSMCVRIGMPPQVDISALRENYISPEFLEEQVEADPFDQFRKWFDDVVAAGLREPNAMALSTATKNGKISSRMVLLKGFDKNGFVWYTNYESQKAHELSENPRASLLFYWDGLNRQVRVEGSVQKVSDEESDQYFHSRPRGSQIGAIVSKQSTVVPGRHVLYDQYKELEEKFSDGSLIPKPKNWGGYRLKPELFEFWQGQQSRLHDRLRYSPEEINGQQVWKIERLAP, from the exons ATGTGGTCATTGGCACGCAAAACCAGAATAATGACACGTGTCCTCTTCCTAACCCAATTTGGGTTAGTTTCCCAATCGCTCTCTTCCACTTCCATTTCGAACGCTTCCACCTCTTTCTACAACCCTCTCTCCACTGTCTCT GCATTTCTTCAACCAGTTCTGAGCCCTGCAATTCATGCGTTTTGTTCGAACCCCAGCAGCGCAGCGGGAGTTGGGTCTGTAGGCGCAGTACCCAGCATGCAGAATCCGGAGGATATATCGTACCTGACGCAGCGTGAAGCTGCTGAGATCGATGAGATCCTCATGGGTCCTCTCGGCTTCAGCGTCGACCAGTTAATG GAATTGGCTGGTTTGAGCGTGGCCACTTCCATTGCAGAG GTCTATAAACCAAGTGAGTATAATCGAGTCCTTGTGATTTGTGGCCCTGGAAACAACGGTGGTGATGGTCTCGTGGCTGCTCGTCACCTGTATCACTTTGGTTATAAGCTGTCTGTTTGTTATCCAAAGCGTACTGCTAAGCCTCTTTATGCTGGTCTTGTTACGCAA CTGGAATCACTGTCAGTCCCCTTCATCTCAGTGGAAGATCTGCCGTTGGACTTGTCAAAGGACTTTGACATTATTGTAGATGCAATGTTCGGTTTCTCATTCCATG ATATTCCATCTGGGTGGCATGTTGAAGGGGATGGTGGTGTCGAAGGCATTAAGCCTGACATGTTG GTTTCTCTGACTGCTCCAAAGTTGTGTGCAAAGAAATTTTTTGGTCCACACCATTTTCTGGGTGGTAGATTTGTCCCACCATCTATTGCTGATAAATATAAGCTTCGCCTTCCACCATATCCAGGCACTTCTATGTGTGTCCGTATTGGAATGCCCCCACAAGTTGATATATCAGCTCTAAGAGAGAACTATATTTCTCCTGAGTTTCTTGAGGAACAGGTGGAGGCTGACCCCTTTGATCAG TTCCGCAAATGGTTCGACGATGTAGTGGCTGCTGGATTGAGGGAACCAAATGCTATGGCATTGTCAACGGCTACCAAGAATGGAAAAAT CTCATCACGAATGGTATTGCTCAAAGGATTTGATAAGAACGGTTTTGTCTG GTACACGAACTATGAAAGTCAAAAGGCACATGAATTGTCTGAAAATCCTCGTGCATCTCTTCTTTTCTACTGGGATGGCCTGAATCGGCAG GTGAGAGTGGAAGGGTCTGTGCAGAAAGTTTCTGATGAGGAATCTGATCAATACTTCCATAGCCGTCCTCGAGGCAGTCAGATTGGAGCAATAGTTAGCAAGCAG AGCACTGTTGTTCCTGGAAGGCATGTTCTGTATGACCAATACAAAGAACTAGAAGAAAAATTCTCTGATGG AAGTTTAATTCCAAAACCTAAAAACTGGGGAGGATACAGACTTAAGCCAGAGCTGTTTGAGTTTTGGCAAGGCCAACAATCTCGTTTGCATGACAG GCTGCGATATTCTCCTGAAGAGATCAATGGACAACAAGTGTGGAAAATTGAGCGGTTGGCACCATGA
- the LOC126605402 gene encoding pyridoxine/pyridoxamine 5'-phosphate oxidase 1, chloroplastic-like isoform X3, giving the protein MWSLARKTRIMTRVLFLTQFGLVSQSLSSTSISNASTSFYNPLSTVSAFLQPVLSPAIHAFCSNPSSAAGVGSVGAVPSMQNPEDISYLTQREAAEIDEILMGPLGFSVDQLMELAGLSVATSIAEVYKPSEYNRVLVICGPGNNGGDGLVAARHLYHFGYKLSVCYPKRTAKPLYAGLVTQLESLSVPFISVEDLPLDLSKDFDIIVDAMFGFSFHGSPRPPFDNLIQKLVCVKKYDQTREKSSVIVSVDIPSGWHVEGDGGVEGIKPDMLVSLTAPKLCAKKFFGPHHFLGGRFVPPSIADKYKLRLPPYPGTSMCVRIGMPPQVDISALRENYISPEFLEEQVEADPFDQFRKWFDDVVAAGLREPNAMALSTATKNGKISSRMVLLKGFDKNGFVWYTNYESQKAHELSENPRASLLFYWDGLNRQVRVEGSVQKVSDEESDQYFHSRPRGSQIGAIVSKQEYKQLVYSYSRALLFLEGMFCMTNTKN; this is encoded by the exons ATGTGGTCATTGGCACGCAAAACCAGAATAATGACACGTGTCCTCTTCCTAACCCAATTTGGGTTAGTTTCCCAATCGCTCTCTTCCACTTCCATTTCGAACGCTTCCACCTCTTTCTACAACCCTCTCTCCACTGTCTCT GCATTTCTTCAACCAGTTCTGAGCCCTGCAATTCATGCGTTTTGTTCGAACCCCAGCAGCGCAGCGGGAGTTGGGTCTGTAGGCGCAGTACCCAGCATGCAGAATCCGGAGGATATATCGTACCTGACGCAGCGTGAAGCTGCTGAGATCGATGAGATCCTCATGGGTCCTCTCGGCTTCAGCGTCGACCAGTTAATG GAATTGGCTGGTTTGAGCGTGGCCACTTCCATTGCAGAG GTCTATAAACCAAGTGAGTATAATCGAGTCCTTGTGATTTGTGGCCCTGGAAACAACGGTGGTGATGGTCTCGTGGCTGCTCGTCACCTGTATCACTTTGGTTATAAGCTGTCTGTTTGTTATCCAAAGCGTACTGCTAAGCCTCTTTATGCTGGTCTTGTTACGCAA CTGGAATCACTGTCAGTCCCCTTCATCTCAGTGGAAGATCTGCCGTTGGACTTGTCAAAGGACTTTGACATTATTGTAGATGCAATGTTCGGTTTCTCATTCCATG GTTCCCCAAGGCCTCCCTTTGATAACCTGATCCAAAAGCTTgtttgtgtaaaaaaatatgatCAAACTCGCGAAAAGTCTTCTGTTATTGTCTCTGTAGATATTCCATCTGGGTGGCATGTTGAAGGGGATGGTGGTGTCGAAGGCATTAAGCCTGACATGTTG GTTTCTCTGACTGCTCCAAAGTTGTGTGCAAAGAAATTTTTTGGTCCACACCATTTTCTGGGTGGTAGATTTGTCCCACCATCTATTGCTGATAAATATAAGCTTCGCCTTCCACCATATCCAGGCACTTCTATGTGTGTCCGTATTGGAATGCCCCCACAAGTTGATATATCAGCTCTAAGAGAGAACTATATTTCTCCTGAGTTTCTTGAGGAACAGGTGGAGGCTGACCCCTTTGATCAG TTCCGCAAATGGTTCGACGATGTAGTGGCTGCTGGATTGAGGGAACCAAATGCTATGGCATTGTCAACGGCTACCAAGAATGGAAAAAT CTCATCACGAATGGTATTGCTCAAAGGATTTGATAAGAACGGTTTTGTCTG GTACACGAACTATGAAAGTCAAAAGGCACATGAATTGTCTGAAAATCCTCGTGCATCTCTTCTTTTCTACTGGGATGGCCTGAATCGGCAG GTGAGAGTGGAAGGGTCTGTGCAGAAAGTTTCTGATGAGGAATCTGATCAATACTTCCATAGCCGTCCTCGAGGCAGTCAGATTGGAGCAATAGTTAGCAAGCAG GAATATAAACAATTGGTATATTCTTATTCCAGAGCACTGTTGTTCCTGGAAGGCATGTTCTGTATGACCAATACAAAGAACTAG
- the LOC126605402 gene encoding pyridoxine/pyridoxamine 5'-phosphate oxidase 1, chloroplastic-like isoform X1 yields MWSLARKTRIMTRVLFLTQFGLVSQSLSSTSISNASTSFYNPLSTVSAFLQPVLSPAIHAFCSNPSSAAGVGSVGAVPSMQNPEDISYLTQREAAEIDEILMGPLGFSVDQLMELAGLSVATSIAEVYKPSEYNRVLVICGPGNNGGDGLVAARHLYHFGYKLSVCYPKRTAKPLYAGLVTQLESLSVPFISVEDLPLDLSKDFDIIVDAMFGFSFHGSPRPPFDNLIQKLVCVKKYDQTREKSSVIVSVDIPSGWHVEGDGGVEGIKPDMLVSLTAPKLCAKKFFGPHHFLGGRFVPPSIADKYKLRLPPYPGTSMCVRIGMPPQVDISALRENYISPEFLEEQVEADPFDQFRKWFDDVVAAGLREPNAMALSTATKNGKISSRMVLLKGFDKNGFVWYTNYESQKAHELSENPRASLLFYWDGLNRQVRVEGSVQKVSDEESDQYFHSRPRGSQIGAIVSKQSTVVPGRHVLYDQYKELEEKFSDGSLIPKPKNWGGYRLKPELFEFWQGQQSRLHDRLRYSPEEINGQQVWKIERLAP; encoded by the exons ATGTGGTCATTGGCACGCAAAACCAGAATAATGACACGTGTCCTCTTCCTAACCCAATTTGGGTTAGTTTCCCAATCGCTCTCTTCCACTTCCATTTCGAACGCTTCCACCTCTTTCTACAACCCTCTCTCCACTGTCTCT GCATTTCTTCAACCAGTTCTGAGCCCTGCAATTCATGCGTTTTGTTCGAACCCCAGCAGCGCAGCGGGAGTTGGGTCTGTAGGCGCAGTACCCAGCATGCAGAATCCGGAGGATATATCGTACCTGACGCAGCGTGAAGCTGCTGAGATCGATGAGATCCTCATGGGTCCTCTCGGCTTCAGCGTCGACCAGTTAATG GAATTGGCTGGTTTGAGCGTGGCCACTTCCATTGCAGAG GTCTATAAACCAAGTGAGTATAATCGAGTCCTTGTGATTTGTGGCCCTGGAAACAACGGTGGTGATGGTCTCGTGGCTGCTCGTCACCTGTATCACTTTGGTTATAAGCTGTCTGTTTGTTATCCAAAGCGTACTGCTAAGCCTCTTTATGCTGGTCTTGTTACGCAA CTGGAATCACTGTCAGTCCCCTTCATCTCAGTGGAAGATCTGCCGTTGGACTTGTCAAAGGACTTTGACATTATTGTAGATGCAATGTTCGGTTTCTCATTCCATG GTTCCCCAAGGCCTCCCTTTGATAACCTGATCCAAAAGCTTgtttgtgtaaaaaaatatgatCAAACTCGCGAAAAGTCTTCTGTTATTGTCTCTGTAGATATTCCATCTGGGTGGCATGTTGAAGGGGATGGTGGTGTCGAAGGCATTAAGCCTGACATGTTG GTTTCTCTGACTGCTCCAAAGTTGTGTGCAAAGAAATTTTTTGGTCCACACCATTTTCTGGGTGGTAGATTTGTCCCACCATCTATTGCTGATAAATATAAGCTTCGCCTTCCACCATATCCAGGCACTTCTATGTGTGTCCGTATTGGAATGCCCCCACAAGTTGATATATCAGCTCTAAGAGAGAACTATATTTCTCCTGAGTTTCTTGAGGAACAGGTGGAGGCTGACCCCTTTGATCAG TTCCGCAAATGGTTCGACGATGTAGTGGCTGCTGGATTGAGGGAACCAAATGCTATGGCATTGTCAACGGCTACCAAGAATGGAAAAAT CTCATCACGAATGGTATTGCTCAAAGGATTTGATAAGAACGGTTTTGTCTG GTACACGAACTATGAAAGTCAAAAGGCACATGAATTGTCTGAAAATCCTCGTGCATCTCTTCTTTTCTACTGGGATGGCCTGAATCGGCAG GTGAGAGTGGAAGGGTCTGTGCAGAAAGTTTCTGATGAGGAATCTGATCAATACTTCCATAGCCGTCCTCGAGGCAGTCAGATTGGAGCAATAGTTAGCAAGCAG AGCACTGTTGTTCCTGGAAGGCATGTTCTGTATGACCAATACAAAGAACTAGAAGAAAAATTCTCTGATGG AAGTTTAATTCCAAAACCTAAAAACTGGGGAGGATACAGACTTAAGCCAGAGCTGTTTGAGTTTTGGCAAGGCCAACAATCTCGTTTGCATGACAG GCTGCGATATTCTCCTGAAGAGATCAATGGACAACAAGTGTGGAAAATTGAGCGGTTGGCACCATGA
- the LOC126605410 gene encoding dihydrofolate reductase-like isoform X1, translating to MGSQGSGEGGRCSRKPRFLCLHGFRTSGEIMRKQVGKWPESVLEKLDMVYLDGPFPAQGKSDVDGIFDPPYYEWFQFNQEFSAYTNFDECLEYIEDYMIKQGPFDGLVGFSQGAILSAGLPGLQAKGVALTKVPKIKFLIIIGGAKFKSPAVAEDAYSSPIQCPSLHFLGPVLINYLESVRSGDSDFINLSILIFYRTYFN from the exons ATGGGGAGCCAAGGAAGCGGAGAAGGCGGCAGGTGTTCGAGGAAGCCCAGGTTTCTGTGCCTCCATGGGTTCCGAACTAGCGGGGAAATAATGAGGAAGCAAGTGGGCAAGTGGCCGGAATCGGTGCTCGAGAAGCTCGACATGGTTTATCTCGATGGGCCCTTTCCGGCCCAAGGTAAATCCGACGTCGACGGCATTTTCGATCCTCCTTATTACGAGTGGTTCCAATTCAACcag gaATTTTCAGCGTACACGAACTTTGACGAGTGTCTGGAATACATAGAAGATTACATGATTAAACAGGGACCGTTCGATGGCCTTGTTGGTTTTTCCCag GGAGCAATACTGTCGGCGGGGCTGCCGGGGCTGCAAGCGAAG GGTGTGGCATTGactaaagttcccaaaattaaATTCCTGATAATAATCGGAGGGGCGAAATTCAAGTCACCGGCGGTGGCTGAGGATGCTTATTCGTCTCCCATTCAGTGCCCGTCCCTTCACTTTTTAG GAcctgttttaattaattacctagAATCGGTTAGGAGCGGGGACTCGGACTTTATTAATTTGTCAATTCTTATATTTTATAGGACTTATTTCAATTAA
- the LOC126605410 gene encoding dihydrofolate reductase-like isoform X2: MGSQGSGEGGRCSRKPRFLCLHGFRTSGEIMRKQVGKWPESVLEKLDMVYLDGPFPAQGKSDVDGIFDPPYYEWFQFNQEFSAYTNFDECLEYIEDYMIKQGPFDGLVGFSQGAILSAGLPGLQAKGVALTKVPKIKFLIIIGGAKFKSPAVAEDAYSSPIQCPSLHFLGEMDFLKPYGLELLEHCVDASVIHHPKGHTVPRLDEKGLDTMMNFIDKIQNILAEKDQQ; the protein is encoded by the exons ATGGGGAGCCAAGGAAGCGGAGAAGGCGGCAGGTGTTCGAGGAAGCCCAGGTTTCTGTGCCTCCATGGGTTCCGAACTAGCGGGGAAATAATGAGGAAGCAAGTGGGCAAGTGGCCGGAATCGGTGCTCGAGAAGCTCGACATGGTTTATCTCGATGGGCCCTTTCCGGCCCAAGGTAAATCCGACGTCGACGGCATTTTCGATCCTCCTTATTACGAGTGGTTCCAATTCAACcag gaATTTTCAGCGTACACGAACTTTGACGAGTGTCTGGAATACATAGAAGATTACATGATTAAACAGGGACCGTTCGATGGCCTTGTTGGTTTTTCCCag GGAGCAATACTGTCGGCGGGGCTGCCGGGGCTGCAAGCGAAG GGTGTGGCATTGactaaagttcccaaaattaaATTCCTGATAATAATCGGAGGGGCGAAATTCAAGTCACCGGCGGTGGCTGAGGATGCTTATTCGTCTCCCATTCAGTGCCCGTCCCTTCACTTTTTAG GAGAGATGGATTTCTTGAAGCCGTACGGGCTTGAACTGTTGGAACACTGTGTAGATGCTTCGGTGATTCATCATCCGAAAGGCCACACTGTTCCGAGACTTGACGAAAAGGGTTTGGATACGATGATGAACTTCATCGACAAGATTCAGAACATATTGGCGGAGAAGGATCAACAGTGA